One segment of Halomonas sp. TD01 DNA contains the following:
- a CDS encoding lysine exporter LysO family protein: MLSGLLIVLLPLLLGYLVRVRSPRLLNLINRAVNGSVYLILLFMGVSLAGLENLGSQLSRLGGNALLLFSITTVLNLGALWWLSRRVALKAGGSPVVKNAPTSKLAAMQGSLMLVGVVASGVAVGLLLGPLIGEALFTTADWLAEWVLYALLVLIGCQLRNSGMPLKQILLNRLGLAIAVTLALSSLLAGLLAAPLLSLSWNEGLAMASGFGWYSLSAILIGDQLGPLMGGVAFFNDLTRELLAFIMIPLVIHRHTALAIGYGGATSMDFTLPVIQQHGGVACVPIAVVSGFILSLLSPPLILFFLSLSG; encoded by the coding sequence ATGCTTTCTGGATTACTGATTGTTTTATTGCCCCTCTTGTTGGGCTATTTAGTACGCGTTCGTTCTCCCCGCTTACTTAATCTCATCAACCGAGCCGTTAATGGCTCAGTTTATTTGATTCTATTATTTATGGGGGTCAGCCTTGCGGGCCTTGAAAACCTGGGCAGCCAACTTTCACGGTTAGGGGGGAACGCGCTACTGCTGTTTAGCATTACCACGGTGCTCAACTTGGGCGCCCTATGGTGGCTATCACGCCGAGTGGCTTTGAAGGCCGGTGGTTCACCGGTGGTGAAAAATGCCCCTACCAGCAAACTCGCCGCCATGCAGGGCTCGCTAATGTTGGTAGGCGTGGTGGCAAGTGGCGTAGCGGTTGGGCTACTGCTCGGCCCGCTTATTGGGGAAGCGCTGTTTACCACCGCCGACTGGCTGGCGGAATGGGTGCTATACGCATTGCTGGTGCTGATTGGCTGCCAGCTACGCAACTCTGGCATGCCACTTAAACAAATTTTGCTCAATCGCCTAGGGCTTGCCATCGCGGTAACCCTTGCTCTGAGTTCGCTACTGGCCGGCTTGTTAGCCGCCCCACTTCTTTCGCTGAGCTGGAATGAAGGCTTAGCCATGGCGTCAGGTTTTGGCTGGTACTCACTTTCGGCTATTTTGATTGGCGACCAGCTTGGTCCGTTAATGGGCGGCGTGGCGTTTTTCAACGACCTTACGCGGGAACTGCTGGCCTTTATTATGATTCCGCTCGTTATCCATCGCCACACCGCGCTAGCCATTGGTTATGGCGGCGCTACCTCCATGGACTTCACTCTGCCGGTGATTCAACAGCACGGCGGTGTGGCCTGTGTCCCTATTGCCGTGGTCAGCGGATTTATCCTGTCACTGCTCTCTCCACCACTGATTCTGTTTTTTCTTTCACTGTCGGGTTAG
- a CDS encoding C45 family autoproteolytic acyltransferase/hydolase: MTFRTVHEEVAGPKWQSLFHYHWPAYEPWYLAEGERERPSYLECHNALRKHMPELLATYRTLCEVAGGGDLSSRLLSLYRPPPYITGCSQAVLTRPTSTVLARNYDYPPELCEGTILYTRWNQRRVIAMSDCLWGVLDGMNDSGLAVSLAFGGRKVVGDGFGAPIILRYILEFCDTVPEAAKVLERVPTHMAYNITVADACGRYVTAMIAPDRRASIRRVAVATNHQKKIEWYAHALASETLIRERQLSILVDDDATTDERLISAFSAPPLFRHDYRRGLGTVYTAVYRTKERLTQFRWPGRVLDLNFDVFPEEQITVRYGSRGLYG; this comes from the coding sequence TTGACGTTTCGCACCGTCCATGAAGAGGTGGCGGGGCCGAAGTGGCAGTCTTTGTTCCATTACCACTGGCCTGCCTATGAGCCCTGGTACCTAGCCGAAGGCGAGCGTGAGCGTCCCTCTTATTTGGAGTGTCACAACGCCTTACGCAAGCACATGCCCGAACTGCTGGCTACTTACCGCACGTTATGTGAAGTAGCCGGTGGAGGGGATCTTTCGTCACGGCTACTGAGTTTGTACCGACCGCCGCCGTATATTACCGGTTGCTCACAGGCGGTGCTGACAAGGCCGACATCCACTGTGTTGGCACGCAACTATGATTATCCGCCGGAATTGTGCGAGGGCACTATTCTCTATACGCGCTGGAATCAGCGTCGTGTCATCGCCATGTCTGACTGCCTGTGGGGCGTGCTAGATGGGATGAATGATTCGGGACTTGCTGTTTCGCTAGCGTTCGGTGGGCGCAAAGTGGTGGGGGATGGCTTCGGCGCTCCGATTATTCTTCGCTATATTCTCGAATTCTGCGATACGGTGCCCGAAGCGGCGAAGGTGCTTGAAAGAGTGCCTACTCACATGGCCTATAACATTACCGTCGCGGATGCCTGTGGGCGTTATGTCACAGCGATGATTGCGCCAGATCGCCGCGCCAGCATCCGGCGGGTGGCCGTGGCTACCAATCACCAAAAGAAAATCGAATGGTATGCCCATGCGCTGGCCTCAGAAACCTTGATTCGCGAGCGTCAGCTCTCGATTCTGGTGGACGACGATGCGACCACTGACGAGCGACTAATTTCGGCATTTTCCGCTCCCCCTCTATTTCGCCACGACTATCGGCGTGGCCTGGGTACAGTGTATACCGCGGTATATCGCACCAAGGAAAGACTTACTCAGTTCCGTTGGCCTGGCAGAGTGCTGGATTTGAACTTCGATGTGTTTCCCGAAGAACAAATTACCGTGCGCTATGGCTCCCGCGGGCTGTATGGCTGA
- a CDS encoding Lrp/AsnC family transcriptional regulator: protein MMKLDRYDLKILDILSRDGRITKSKLAEAINLSVSPCWERVKRLENAGVIEGYTARINADVLMPRNSVWVQIELKQHNAESFARFEALVMQTPDATECVAVGGGVDYLVKFEVFSIDSYQRLIDSWLVSDVGIERYFTYIVTKSVKRTEPDIGSIDFL, encoded by the coding sequence ATGATGAAACTGGACCGTTATGATTTAAAAATTCTCGATATCCTCTCCCGGGATGGGCGGATCACCAAGTCGAAGCTGGCGGAAGCCATCAATCTCTCGGTAAGCCCCTGCTGGGAGCGAGTAAAACGACTTGAAAACGCGGGCGTTATCGAAGGATATACGGCGCGTATTAATGCCGATGTGTTAATGCCGCGCAACTCCGTGTGGGTGCAGATCGAACTCAAACAGCACAATGCTGAGAGCTTCGCCCGCTTTGAAGCTTTAGTTATGCAAACACCAGACGCTACCGAGTGCGTGGCGGTAGGCGGTGGCGTTGACTACCTAGTGAAGTTTGAGGTGTTTTCCATCGACAGTTATCAACGTTTGATCGATAGTTGGTTGGTCTCGGATGTGGGAATAGAGCGCTATTTCACCTATATCGTGACCAAATCGGTCAAACGAACCGAGCCGGATATCGGCTCAATCGACTTTTTGTAA
- a CDS encoding biotin carboxylase — protein sequence MTKITSIADVRRHFLNNKEPVYFISATNFNLLGIGDWVGSFRHINYIDCFEGKQRNVFVPKQKFPRDFESIEDINNYLLEHKEVIDFIQSRANGESAGVASFLMFDEHTEEICEQLGLRVAFPPAELRKRMDNKIETVRIGNKAGVPSVPNVLARVGSYQELIEVSQALGNDLVVQTAFGDSGHTTFFIASEEDYYKHAEEIEAEPEVKIMKRINCRGSAIEACATRCGTVVGPLMTELVGFKTLTPYKGGWCGNEMFAGAFSQEVRDLAREYTFKFGEALREEGYRGYFELDFLIDMDTNEVYLGELNPRVTGASSLTNVAAFAHSDIPLFLFHLLEFSDVDFDLDINDINERWAHPESVDSWSQLVIKHTDESVDLLTQAPTTGVWRMNDQGEIAYDHYSYHPHAAENEHEAFFLRISGAGDFRYEGADLGILITRGRLMDDDFQLNERAKAWIDGIRNQYTGQALQDPVVEEVAVSHAIGGGNFKIL from the coding sequence ATGACTAAAATCACTTCCATTGCGGATGTTCGTAGACATTTTCTAAATAATAAAGAACCGGTCTACTTCATTTCTGCGACGAACTTCAATCTTCTGGGTATTGGTGATTGGGTAGGCAGCTTCCGCCATATTAATTATATCGACTGCTTTGAAGGTAAGCAGCGTAATGTCTTTGTGCCCAAGCAGAAGTTTCCTCGCGATTTCGAGAGCATTGAAGACATTAATAACTACCTGCTTGAGCATAAAGAAGTCATTGATTTCATTCAATCACGAGCCAATGGCGAAAGCGCTGGGGTAGCGTCGTTTTTAATGTTCGATGAGCACACCGAAGAAATTTGTGAGCAGTTAGGTCTGCGGGTTGCCTTCCCCCCAGCCGAGCTGCGTAAGCGGATGGATAACAAAATTGAAACGGTGCGCATTGGCAATAAGGCAGGCGTACCCAGCGTGCCTAACGTGCTGGCCAGGGTAGGCAGTTACCAAGAGCTCATCGAGGTCAGCCAGGCGCTCGGTAACGATTTGGTTGTACAGACCGCTTTTGGGGATTCCGGTCACACCACCTTCTTTATTGCCAGTGAAGAAGACTATTACAAGCATGCCGAAGAGATCGAAGCCGAACCTGAGGTTAAGATCATGAAGCGCATCAACTGTCGTGGCTCGGCGATAGAAGCTTGCGCCACGCGTTGCGGTACGGTCGTTGGCCCGTTGATGACAGAGCTTGTAGGCTTTAAAACATTAACGCCCTATAAGGGTGGTTGGTGCGGCAACGAAATGTTCGCCGGCGCCTTTAGTCAGGAAGTGCGCGACTTAGCGCGTGAATACACCTTTAAGTTTGGTGAGGCACTGCGCGAAGAAGGGTATCGAGGATATTTCGAACTCGATTTCCTGATCGATATGGATACCAATGAAGTGTATTTAGGCGAGCTTAACCCACGTGTGACTGGGGCGAGTTCCCTAACGAATGTGGCGGCTTTTGCCCACTCCGATATTCCGTTGTTCCTGTTCCACTTGCTCGAGTTTTCAGACGTCGACTTTGACTTGGATATCAATGATATCAATGAGCGTTGGGCGCATCCTGAAAGTGTCGATAGCTGGAGCCAGCTGGTTATCAAACATACCGATGAAAGTGTTGACCTGTTAACCCAGGCGCCTACTACTGGTGTGTGGCGCATGAATGATCAAGGTGAGATTGCTTATGATCATTACAGCTACCACCCCCATGCGGCAGAGAACGAGCATGAGGCTTTTTTCCTGCGTATTAGTGGTGCAGGAGACTTCCGCTATGAAGGGGCCGATCTGGGTATTCTGATTACCCGAGGCCGATTGATGGATGATGACTTCCAGTTAAATGAGCGGGCCAAAGCTTGGATAGACGGCATCCGTAATCAGTACACAGGGCAGGCTTTGCAAGACCCAGTGGTGGAGGAAGTTGCCGTCAGCCATGCTATCGGCGGTGGCAACTTCAAAATTCTTTAA
- the doeA gene encoding ectoine hydrolase DoeA (DoeA (degradation of ectoine A) is also called EutD (ectoine utilization D).) — protein sequence MTEVSLPFTRAEYANRLWKVRAEMAGRGIDVLIVSDPSNMAWLTGYDGWSFYVHQCVLVGLEGEPVWFGRRMDANGALRTCWIDPDNITYYPDYYVQNPDMHPMEYLAQSIMPDRGWHTGVVGMEMDNYYFSAKAYQSLLRELPHARFMDANALVNWCRAIKSPQEIAYMRVAARIVEGMHTRILEVIEPGLPKSKLVSEIYRVGIEGFIDENGKVFGGDYPAIVPMLPTGKDAAAPHLTWDDTPFRKGEGTFFEIAGVFKRYHAPMSRTVFLGTPPTDFIRAESALLEGIENGLAVAKPGNRTADIAMALGAAMDKYGFDRGGARCGYPIGISYPPDWGERTMSLRPSDETILKPGMTFHFMPGLWVEDWGLEITESILITETGCETLANFPRQLFVK from the coding sequence ATGACTGAGGTTTCCCTGCCTTTCACGCGTGCAGAGTATGCAAATCGCTTGTGGAAGGTGCGTGCAGAAATGGCTGGTCGAGGCATTGACGTACTAATCGTCAGTGACCCCTCCAACATGGCGTGGTTGACCGGCTACGACGGTTGGTCCTTTTATGTTCATCAATGCGTATTGGTGGGCCTAGAAGGCGAACCTGTATGGTTTGGCCGCCGTATGGATGCCAACGGCGCGCTGCGCACCTGCTGGATAGACCCCGACAATATTACCTACTATCCGGATTACTATGTTCAAAATCCGGACATGCATCCGATGGAGTATCTTGCCCAATCGATTATGCCAGACCGCGGCTGGCATACCGGTGTGGTGGGCATGGAGATGGATAACTATTATTTCTCTGCTAAAGCCTACCAAAGCTTGCTGCGTGAACTTCCTCATGCGCGCTTTATGGATGCCAACGCTCTGGTGAACTGGTGTCGGGCGATTAAGTCGCCTCAAGAAATTGCCTATATGCGCGTGGCGGCAAGAATTGTTGAGGGTATGCACACACGCATTTTGGAGGTTATTGAGCCCGGGCTGCCAAAAAGTAAGCTGGTATCGGAAATTTACCGCGTGGGCATTGAAGGGTTTATCGACGAGAACGGCAAAGTGTTTGGTGGTGATTACCCTGCCATTGTCCCGATGTTACCAACCGGAAAAGACGCTGCTGCGCCGCACCTTACCTGGGACGATACGCCATTTCGCAAAGGGGAAGGCACGTTCTTCGAAATTGCTGGGGTGTTCAAGCGCTACCACGCGCCCATGTCACGCACCGTGTTTTTAGGTACGCCACCGACAGACTTTATTCGTGCGGAATCTGCCTTGTTGGAAGGTATTGAAAATGGGCTAGCAGTGGCTAAGCCAGGCAATCGTACGGCGGATATTGCGATGGCGCTGGGTGCGGCAATGGATAAGTATGGTTTTGACCGTGGCGGCGCGCGCTGTGGTTATCCTATTGGTATTTCGTACCCGCCGGATTGGGGCGAGCGCACGATGAGTCTGCGCCCCTCGGACGAGACTATTCTTAAACCAGGTATGACGTTCCACTTTATGCCCGGCTTGTGGGTAGAGGACTGGGGGTTGGAAATTACCGAAAGCATTCTGATTACCGAGACAGGCTGTGAAACCCTGGCCAATTTTCCGCGCCAGCTGTTTGTTAAGTAG
- a CDS encoding 2-hydroxyacid dehydrogenase — MKIVIHIDDSTQWQAALEKALPQATVLTSDAPADERKNADYLAIWKAPEHLLQEQSQLKGIINLGAGVDYLLKTPGLPSDVPIVKLRDAGMGELMADYVLYGVLHFYRSMDRYASQQQSATWKPQAVPEKTQWPVGILGLGAIGSFVASHLSQAGFPVLGWSRSPKEINGVRCLHGDEGLDELLAQVQSVVTILPDTAATEGILNAERLAKLPIGASVINPGRGSLIDEQALLDALGDTKNPGHLRGALLDVFCEEPLPTGHLLWQHPNVIVTPHMAAPTPLNDAIDQVISYIKAFEAGEALATISPEAGY, encoded by the coding sequence ATGAAAATAGTCATCCATATTGACGATTCAACCCAGTGGCAAGCAGCACTGGAGAAGGCGTTGCCTCAGGCCACGGTACTAACGAGTGATGCACCAGCAGATGAGCGGAAAAACGCCGACTACCTCGCCATTTGGAAAGCACCAGAGCATTTACTGCAGGAACAAAGCCAACTTAAAGGCATTATCAATCTTGGGGCGGGCGTCGATTACTTACTGAAAACACCTGGCCTACCCAGCGATGTTCCTATCGTTAAGTTACGTGATGCTGGCATGGGCGAACTCATGGCTGATTACGTGCTATATGGTGTACTGCACTTCTACCGCAGCATGGACCGCTACGCTTCCCAACAGCAGAGCGCCACCTGGAAGCCTCAAGCCGTGCCTGAAAAAACACAGTGGCCAGTTGGAATATTAGGCCTTGGCGCAATCGGCAGTTTCGTCGCCTCCCACTTGTCGCAAGCTGGGTTCCCCGTACTTGGCTGGAGCCGCTCGCCTAAAGAGATTAATGGCGTGCGCTGCCTACACGGTGACGAAGGTCTTGATGAACTGCTTGCCCAAGTGCAGAGCGTGGTCACCATTTTGCCCGACACCGCGGCCACTGAGGGTATTCTTAACGCCGAGCGGCTAGCGAAACTACCCATAGGCGCCAGCGTTATTAACCCCGGCCGTGGCAGCCTAATCGATGAGCAGGCGTTGCTTGATGCGCTCGGTGACACGAAGAATCCAGGTCATCTGCGTGGTGCTCTGCTAGACGTTTTCTGCGAAGAACCTCTTCCTACCGGCCACCTCCTTTGGCAGCATCCAAACGTGATAGTGACGCCCCATATGGCAGCGCCTACGCCGCTGAATGACGCCATTGATCAAGTCATTTCGTATATTAAGGCATTTGAGGCGGGTGAAGCGTTAGCAACGATTAGCCCAGAAGCAGGCTACTGA
- a CDS encoding nucleoside recognition domain-containing protein, with amino-acid sequence MLNGIWLSFFIAAFAASLWQWLVGGDSEVFARLVQSLFDMARVSVDIILVLLGTMTLWLGFLSIAEKAGMIRLLGRVLDPLFSRLMPEVPRDHPAMGLISMNFAANILGLDNAATPIGIKAMQSLQSLNPSRDTASNAQILFLVLNTSSLTLLPVTIFIYRAQQGAAEPTLVFLPILLATSASSLAGLLAVSLMQRLKLWQPVVLAYLVAAALALGLLITTLAGMSAQALAAASTLVGNLTLFSIVMMFLVVGALRGVRVYDAFIEGAKEGVSFTVTLLPYLIAMLVAVGVLRASGVLDAGLSGIRWLVEGIGWDTRFVDALPTAFVKPLSGSGSRAMMIETMNTFGVDSFPGLLAATLQGSTETTFYVLAVYFGAVGVTRIRHGLGCALIADAAGIITAIAVCYWFFG; translated from the coding sequence ATGCTAAACGGAATTTGGTTAAGCTTTTTCATTGCTGCGTTTGCAGCGTCCTTGTGGCAGTGGCTAGTTGGTGGCGATAGCGAGGTTTTTGCTCGCTTAGTGCAATCGCTGTTCGATATGGCGCGGGTCAGCGTGGACATTATTTTAGTGCTATTAGGCACTATGACGCTTTGGCTGGGCTTTCTTTCGATTGCCGAGAAGGCAGGCATGATTCGCCTACTAGGCCGCGTGCTTGACCCGCTGTTTTCCCGCCTAATGCCAGAGGTGCCACGTGACCACCCCGCTATGGGGCTAATTAGCATGAACTTTGCGGCCAACATTCTAGGTTTAGATAATGCCGCCACACCGATTGGCATTAAAGCCATGCAATCGCTGCAAAGTCTCAACCCGAGCCGCGATACCGCCAGCAACGCACAAATTCTGTTTTTAGTGCTGAACACGTCATCACTGACGCTGCTACCCGTCACGATCTTCATTTATCGTGCTCAGCAAGGCGCGGCAGAGCCCACCCTGGTTTTTCTTCCGATTTTGTTGGCTACCAGCGCCAGCAGCCTGGCAGGACTTCTGGCCGTGTCGCTTATGCAGCGCTTAAAGCTTTGGCAGCCCGTAGTGCTGGCCTATTTAGTTGCCGCTGCGCTGGCGCTCGGGCTATTAATTACCACCCTGGCGGGCATGTCGGCCCAGGCACTAGCGGCAGCGTCAACACTGGTGGGCAACCTAACGTTATTCAGTATTGTCATGATGTTTTTAGTGGTCGGCGCACTGCGTGGTGTGAGGGTGTATGACGCTTTTATCGAAGGTGCAAAAGAAGGTGTCAGTTTTACTGTCACCCTACTGCCGTATCTTATTGCCATGCTGGTGGCGGTTGGTGTGCTGCGTGCTAGCGGCGTCTTGGATGCGGGGCTAAGCGGCATTCGCTGGTTGGTGGAAGGGATTGGCTGGGACACTCGTTTCGTAGATGCGCTGCCTACCGCCTTTGTAAAACCCCTTTCTGGTAGCGGCTCGCGGGCAATGATGATCGAAACGATGAACACCTTCGGTGTCGATAGTTTTCCTGGTTTGCTGGCCGCTACCCTACAAGGCAGTACTGAAACAACATTTTACGTGCTAGCGGTCTACTTTGGCGCGGTCGGCGTTACCCGTATTCGCCATGGCCTGGGCTGCGCGCTCATCGCTGACGCCGCGGGCATTATCACCGCCATTGCAGTCTGCTACTGGTTCTTTGGCTAA
- the doeB gene encoding N(2)-acetyl-L-2,4-diaminobutanoate deacetylase DoeB → MTLQPNQLRPSPISATVDFDADGVQHGFLKLPISTDESAWGAVMIPITVVKNGEGPTALLTGGNHGDEYEGITSLLKLSSTLKAEEVSGRVIIVPCMNTPAVMAGKRTSPMDKGNLNRSFPGDPNGTVTTQIADYFTRVLVPISDVVLDLHSGGRTLDILPFGASHVLDDKTQQQAALEGAKAFGAPYAMVMFELDAEKLFDTACERQGKVFVATELGGGGTSTPQSIAIAERGVRNFLIHYGLVEGSVEMPEEGQMYLDMPDASCYVQSQHSGVLELLVALGDEVKKGQTIAYVYDMTRSGTAPVAYKAERDGILMARRAPSLINMGDTLAVIADVVERLEA, encoded by the coding sequence ATGACGCTTCAACCGAACCAACTGCGGCCAAGCCCTATTTCTGCCACCGTTGATTTCGACGCCGATGGTGTACAGCACGGTTTTTTAAAACTACCGATTTCAACCGATGAGTCTGCTTGGGGGGCGGTGATGATACCTATCACCGTGGTCAAAAATGGCGAAGGCCCCACGGCGTTGTTAACCGGTGGGAATCATGGCGATGAATACGAGGGGATTACGTCGCTGTTGAAGCTCTCTTCCACGTTGAAAGCGGAAGAAGTGAGTGGGCGGGTAATTATTGTGCCGTGTATGAACACCCCTGCTGTCATGGCCGGAAAGCGCACGTCACCGATGGATAAAGGCAATTTAAATCGTAGTTTCCCAGGTGATCCAAACGGCACAGTAACGACGCAAATCGCTGATTATTTTACCCGCGTGTTGGTCCCCATTAGCGATGTTGTGCTCGATCTGCACTCGGGCGGTCGTACGCTGGATATTTTACCGTTCGGCGCCTCCCACGTTTTAGACGACAAGACTCAACAGCAGGCGGCGTTGGAAGGGGCTAAAGCGTTCGGTGCTCCTTATGCCATGGTGATGTTCGAGCTAGATGCAGAAAAACTGTTCGACACTGCCTGTGAGCGCCAGGGTAAAGTGTTTGTGGCCACCGAACTTGGCGGCGGCGGCACGTCCACTCCTCAAAGTATTGCGATTGCTGAGCGTGGTGTACGCAACTTTTTGATTCATTACGGCTTGGTGGAAGGCTCGGTAGAAATGCCTGAAGAAGGGCAAATGTATCTCGATATGCCAGATGCCAGCTGCTACGTGCAAAGCCAGCACTCTGGGGTGTTAGAGCTGTTAGTGGCGTTGGGTGATGAGGTGAAAAAAGGCCAAACCATTGCCTATGTCTACGATATGACCCGTAGCGGTACCGCTCCTGTGGCGTACAAAGCGGAGCGTGACGGCATCTTGATGGCTCGCCGTGCGCCATCGTTAATCAATATGGGGGACACCCTGGCGGTGATTGCCGATGTTGTTGAACGCCTGGAGGCGTGA
- a CDS encoding carbon-nitrogen hydrolase family protein yields MSYFTIAGVQMHALHHGDNTEAMRHRIDALMNRFPQVQMVLFSELMPMGASPLHAQTLPSDTEALFCQMAAQHRIWLIPGSMFEQVGEHIYNTLVVINPLGQVVTRYRKMFPFRPYEAGVESGNEFVVFDVPTIGRFGVSICYDMWFPETTRTLASMGAEVILHPTMTDTIDRDIELSIARTNAAINQCYFFDINGAGALGNGRSIVVGPSGDVIHQAGIGEEVIPIEIDLNRVRRERETGLRGLGQPLKSFRDREVDFSIYRSENGSSPFLDTLGPLAKPVRTDQDIF; encoded by the coding sequence ATGTCATATTTCACCATTGCCGGTGTTCAAATGCATGCCCTGCACCATGGCGACAATACCGAGGCTATGCGCCATCGGATCGATGCGCTAATGAACCGTTTTCCTCAGGTGCAGATGGTGCTGTTCAGCGAATTAATGCCGATGGGGGCTTCACCGCTCCATGCCCAGACGCTGCCCAGTGATACTGAGGCACTGTTTTGCCAAATGGCCGCACAACACCGTATCTGGTTAATTCCTGGCTCAATGTTCGAGCAAGTAGGCGAGCATATTTACAATACCTTGGTGGTGATTAACCCACTGGGCCAAGTTGTGACGCGTTATCGCAAAATGTTCCCGTTTCGCCCTTATGAAGCGGGTGTTGAAAGCGGTAATGAATTTGTGGTCTTCGATGTTCCCACGATAGGTCGCTTTGGCGTTTCTATCTGTTATGACATGTGGTTCCCCGAAACGACCCGTACCTTGGCTTCCATGGGTGCTGAAGTCATTCTTCATCCCACCATGACCGATACCATTGACCGGGATATCGAGCTGTCGATTGCCCGTACCAATGCGGCGATCAACCAGTGCTACTTCTTCGATATTAATGGTGCTGGCGCACTGGGTAATGGTCGCTCCATCGTGGTTGGTCCTTCAGGCGACGTGATTCATCAAGCTGGTATTGGTGAGGAGGTCATTCCGATCGAAATTGACCTCAACCGCGTCCGTCGAGAACGCGAAACCGGGTTGCGCGGATTGGGCCAGCCGCTTAAAAGTTTCCGTGACCGTGAGGTCGATTTCTCGATATACCGTAGCGAAAACGGATCCTCTCCTTTCCTAGACACCTTAGGACCACTTGCTAAACCGGTACGTACTGACCAAGACATTTTTTAG